In Candidatus Bathyarchaeia archaeon, the following are encoded in one genomic region:
- a CDS encoding prenyltransferase/squalene oxidase repeat-containing protein produces the protein MGRFALANKNVLDSNRVQFVNSGSIKRAIEYIVNRQNEDGGYTFCQEAESNAQDTYYGLAVLRMLNVPFPNVEKTIRWLLELDLDSTYSYYYVAKALTLCGEPLDYRFKEHVFSVINSRKYVGKEDVYAEISSEFELTFMVLELADLLNVKCDGIETEKWIFKFKNVDGGFGARKHSNINSTYYALASLDLLKYNVKKLQDTKIFLRECEKPYGGFTVIPTSVTPYMEHTYYGVTALNLVGESCRFPAQTVDFILRCQNANGGFARSDSGISTLENTFQAVSMLRKLGFL, from the coding sequence GTGGGGCGGTTCGCTCTAGCAAACAAAAACGTGTTAGATTCGAATAGGGTGCAATTTGTTAATTCTGGCAGCATCAAGCGCGCCATAGAATACATTGTAAATCGTCAAAACGAAGATGGAGGATACACTTTTTGTCAAGAAGCTGAGTCAAACGCGCAAGACACTTACTATGGATTAGCCGTTTTAAGAATGTTGAATGTTCCTTTTCCAAATGTTGAAAAGACAATTAGATGGCTGCTTGAACTTGACTTAGATAGCACTTATTCTTACTATTACGTTGCCAAGGCTTTGACTTTGTGCGGTGAGCCTTTAGATTATCGTTTCAAAGAACACGTTTTCTCAGTAATTAATTCTAGAAAATATGTAGGCAAAGAAGATGTTTATGCTGAAATTTCTTCTGAATTTGAGTTAACTTTCATGGTTCTAGAACTGGCTGATTTATTGAATGTAAAGTGTGATGGTATCGAAACAGAAAAGTGGATATTTAAATTTAAAAATGTGGACGGCGGTTTTGGCGCGCGCAAGCATTCCAACATTAACTCAACCTACTATGCATTGGCTTCGCTTGATTTACTGAAATACAACGTGAAGAAGTTGCAAGACACAAAAATCTTCCTAAGAGAATGCGAGAAACCATATGGCGGATTCACCGTGATTCCTACTTCTGTAACACCTTACATGGAGCACACATATTATGGAGTAACGGCTTTAAACTTGGTGGGAGAAAGTTGTAGATTCCCTGCACAAACCGTGGATTTTATTTTGCGATGCCAAAATGCTAATGGAGGTTTTGCTCGTTCGGATTCTGGCATATCAACCCTTGAAAATACGTTTCAAGCAGTAAGCATGCTGCGAAAACTTGGCTTTTTGTGA
- a CDS encoding DUF6062 family protein: protein MKDVALNYIREALHDAEKCLFCSLEGRFERRFIDSYLSEHVMDPKTRQKVIESRGFCNYHSYKMFMSANKPSSNDGLGMALTLKSVAEQLLVDVKSHESFESARLKPRILRLKNKKKPFSTLKLSKTILNEFNCPACHHISEMMQIYMRAFLQEISQDESLWKLYEESSGMCIPHYIMILQIASESFDEKLALLMQRLVEKQIKTLEKMLTELSTYIEKQDYHFSSEERAKTERTICESLTKIVGRQGTERVLTNMLQTRGIVHET from the coding sequence ATGAAAGATGTAGCTTTAAATTATATTCGCGAAGCCTTACATGACGCTGAAAAGTGTCTCTTTTGCAGTTTAGAAGGCAGGTTTGAGCGTAGGTTTATTGATAGTTACCTCAGCGAGCACGTGATGGACCCAAAAACAAGACAAAAAGTTATTGAAAGCCGAGGCTTTTGTAATTATCACTCATACAAAATGTTCATGTCAGCAAACAAGCCGTCTAGTAATGATGGCTTAGGAATGGCATTAACACTGAAAAGTGTTGCTGAGCAGCTACTTGTGGATGTTAAAAGCCACGAAAGCTTCGAATCTGCACGATTAAAACCACGAATTTTACGCTTAAAAAATAAGAAAAAACCATTTTCTACTCTCAAATTGTCAAAAACTATTCTCAACGAATTTAATTGCCCAGCATGTCACCACATTTCAGAAATGATGCAAATTTATATGAGAGCTTTTTTGCAGGAAATTTCTCAAGACGAGAGTTTATGGAAACTTTACGAAGAATCCAGCGGAATGTGCATCCCTCATTATATTATGATTTTGCAAATAGCCAGCGAGTCATTTGACGAAAAACTCGCGCTTTTAATGCAGAGGCTAGTTGAGAAGCAAATTAAAACGCTGGAAAAGATGTTAACGGAGCTGTCTACATACATTGAAAAACAAGACTATCATTTTTCAAGCGAAGAACGCGCAAAAACTGAGAGGACAATTTGTGAGAGTTTAACAAAAATTGTTGGAAGACAAGGAACAGAACGCGTATTAACGAATATGTTGCAAACAAGAGGCATTGTCCATGAGACTTAA
- a CDS encoding C/D box methylation guide ribonucleoprotein complex aNOP56 subunit (functions along with aFIB and aL7a; guides 2'-O-methylation of ribose to specific sites in RNAs): MKATIVKCSFGIFAFSEENALVEKVLFPKNPQNAAKTITKIESGKIVDEVARLIKLVKKKGYDKFVFENANLAKEAEKLGIATEVAKPSRAGELVRSNMERFAVETGFVKNVEEFNVWTHNVTMEIAKLRVKGAVEKRDLIIAQAIQTLDDLDKTINLFMSRVREWYGIHFPELDRLVDKHEAYARLILELGNRENFTVEALEKQDVPKSKSEQIAKTAEASMGADLAEADLKQIQSLCKDVLNLYQLRENMEKYLETAMEEVAPNVKAIVGALLGARLIAISGGLTNLARRPASTIQVLGAEKALFRALKSGARPPKHGIIFQHTYLHEAKKWQRGKIARALAGKLAIAARSDAFGGRYIGDDLKADLEKRLEEIREKYTEPPQVPEKKPQQEKKWRKNKRAHKR; the protein is encoded by the coding sequence ATGAAAGCAACAATAGTCAAGTGCTCGTTTGGAATATTTGCTTTTAGCGAAGAAAACGCGCTTGTTGAAAAAGTTTTGTTTCCAAAGAATCCGCAGAACGCCGCTAAAACCATTACGAAAATTGAATCTGGAAAAATCGTGGACGAAGTTGCCCGTTTGATTAAGTTGGTAAAGAAAAAAGGTTACGACAAGTTTGTTTTTGAAAACGCAAATCTCGCCAAAGAAGCGGAAAAATTGGGAATTGCAACCGAAGTTGCTAAGCCTTCACGCGCTGGTGAACTAGTTCGTTCTAACATGGAAAGGTTTGCGGTTGAAACAGGATTTGTAAAGAACGTAGAAGAATTTAATGTGTGGACACATAACGTCACAATGGAAATTGCTAAGCTACGCGTCAAAGGCGCAGTTGAAAAAAGAGACTTAATCATTGCCCAAGCCATTCAGACACTTGATGATTTAGACAAGACAATAAACTTGTTCATGAGCCGCGTAAGAGAATGGTATGGAATTCACTTTCCAGAACTTGACCGCCTAGTTGATAAGCATGAAGCCTACGCACGCTTAATTTTGGAGCTTGGTAACCGAGAAAATTTCACAGTCGAAGCGCTTGAGAAACAGGATGTGCCAAAATCAAAATCTGAACAAATAGCCAAAACAGCCGAAGCTTCCATGGGCGCAGACCTTGCCGAAGCAGACCTCAAACAAATTCAAAGCCTATGCAAGGACGTGCTTAACCTATACCAACTCAGAGAAAACATGGAAAAATACTTAGAAACCGCCATGGAAGAAGTCGCGCCGAACGTGAAAGCCATAGTCGGTGCATTACTTGGCGCACGCCTAATTGCAATTTCAGGCGGCTTAACAAACCTGGCAAGACGCCCAGCAAGCACAATCCAAGTTTTAGGAGCAGAAAAAGCCCTATTCCGCGCGTTAAAGTCTGGAGCAAGACCGCCAAAACACGGGATAATCTTTCAACACACCTATCTGCATGAAGCCAAAAAATGGCAAAGAGGAAAAATTGCACGGGCTTTAGCTGGAAAACTAGCAATAGCCGCAAGGTCAGACGCTTTCGGAGGCAGATACATAGGCGACGATTTGAAGGCTGACTTAGAAAAGAGACTTGAGGAAATCCGCGAAAAATACACGGAACCGCCACAAGTTCCAGAAAAGAAGCCTCAACAAGAGAAAAAGTGGAGAAAGAACAAACGTGCACATAAGCGTTAA